The DNA region agccgtttgggagccaaaagagccggctcttttcggtgagctgagccgaacgagccggctaactgaaaagagccggaatgcccatcactactcTGTGGTGGTACTTCTTCGATGACGtataacggcggttggcatccaataaatgttgcattactgccacctactagactggagtataactctctTATACTTTGtttggagggggaaaaaatcaacaaataccctaccatctaaccctgCACTCACTAAAAACCCACCACCATTACTCAACTATTTAAATCTAtctagtcctacctcaggccaacagcctgaaaggacgGGATACCACCACTTACCCTGTAagtcttctgatgtcaagtctcgtacacccaaatacctctgTAGCTGTCACCagaacctcaacctgcctctcgcACTGGACACTTCTGATTCCCAGCCctatgggcacccctacaattatacaattaacacagaccactactttccccaatgctacacattcctttgtctcatgcccttctgtaCACTTCTCACttcctaggaacctccctcctacacgcTGCTGCTAAaagcccataagcttgacacctataacaacgtaatgtatttcGGCACAAAAGCTTGTATAGGATAACTTACATATCCTAATCACTTTGtcggcaaagactcaacatcaaaactcaaaagaacaagggaatcttccccttcagttggtcaactttaaCATTTACCGCtacccagtaatcactcctttcactGGCACCCTTTTCTTgggagcaaaacaattcacatctcttgTCCCCATTCGTTTAACGCGGAGCTCCTGCTCCCTccgaccagcagaaacacaaacagttATCACCAGACCACTTCTgattaccctcaccgattccacagcacccaactgtTTTCACCCtctctgaaaccacaaatggatcagccaaaaggtccacttaaaaaaaaaaaaaaaaaatgtcactcctactgtcacagactcatctttatcctgaccctcggtgcaagcctcgggccctgagaacttcaccacacctacccccTCTGATACTTCACCCTcactcacttccatttctcctgctGTCTTTGAGCCGGCGTATCATTTCTACTTTCTTCTAACAAGGGGgctacaagctagctagctagagcagTCAATCAATGTCCAAAACAATGGATTGCTGTGTGTCTTTTGATCTAACTGCTTGGGCATCCCTCCCTGGCTCTAACAATATTGGTTGGATGTATTAGTGCAGTTGAAAAGGGTTCTTATTGTGTCATCCAGTGAGTTTGCAATGCAAAGATTTATTACTAAACCTTATTTCTTAGTCTGTCAGCATTCATGTCATTACATCTTCTGTCATCAAGTTGCTCAAATCAAGCCCTGACTAGTGTTTTTGGCCAGGTGTTTTGCTGCATGTTCTCAGATCTGTGTACccttttctgtctacagtcatggGGGAGGTTGAGTTGTCTTGTCTCGCCTATGTGAAGATGTACCTGCACGCCTGTCTGTTTCCACGGTGCAGTGTCAATGGGCTGCTGTTGTCATCCAGCCCAGCAGGTGgcgctgtgtgtgtgacagactgcGTTCCCTTGCTTCACACTCACCTACCATTGGCTCCCATCACCCAGCTGGCTCTCACACAGGTAACCACCTAATAACCTGTGGTCTTTGCTgtccaacatacagtatgtcagaaaTGATCAAACACAAGTAGCCTAACTACTCGTTCTTACCTGGCAGTGGTGCATGTACATTGTGGTTCAGTCTTTTGGCTTGTCATGTATTTATGTGCTGTAATGTATCATACCTTCTTTGCTTCAGGTGGATGTATGGTGTGCACAGACACAGCAGAGGATTGTAGGATACTACCAAGCCAATGCCTGTGTGTCagacagcaggtgtgtgtgtcccACTGTGGTTCAGCTTCACCATTGACTCTGtggatgttaatttctctatcatgtGGTTTCAGCGGCCTGTAAGCCTGCTTATCACATGCTAATCACCTGTGTTAAACAATAaccgctccttctctctccccttcgctGGGCAGCCCTACGCCATGCGCGTTGAAGATTGCAGACAAGATCGCCGAGCAGTGTAACAATGCAGTTTTGTTAATGGTAGGCATCCACTgtggtgttattgtgtgtgtgtgtccaagccCACAATGCAGCAGCTTTTTGGTAAATCTTTCTGATGTGTGTCTGCATCCCCTTCTCTCTAACTGTGACCTGTGTGGCTTGTCAGATTGATGGTGGAAAGATGTCTCCTGACTACAGGGTGCCTCCCATCGTGATGTATGAGCGAAAAGATACCCGCTGGACCctcaaagacaaacacacgtaaGATCTGTGCTATCCTTCTTTCAAGATAGTTAATTACCATTTGCTTTTCTGTTGATAGCACACCTCTATCAAGTACATTCACAGTAGCTGTGGCTGTAGCAGCTGTGTAGGACTACATTGTATTGA from Salvelinus sp. IW2-2015 linkage group LG14, ASM291031v2, whole genome shotgun sequence includes:
- the emc9 gene encoding ER membrane protein complex subunit 9 — its product is MGEVELSCLAYVKMYLHACLFPRCSVNGLLLSSSPAGGAVCVTDCVPLLHTHLPLAPITQLALTQVDVWCAQTQQRIVGYYQANACVSDSSPTPCALKIADKIAEQCNNAVLLMIDGGKMSPDYRVPPIVMYERKDTRWTLKDKHTIMLQQWEETRDIASQLLDSGDHSLLVDFDSHLDDITRDWTNQKLNAKIAELASPANGNV